A DNA window from Vigna angularis cultivar LongXiaoDou No.4 chromosome 1, ASM1680809v1, whole genome shotgun sequence contains the following coding sequences:
- the LOC108319164 gene encoding uncharacterized protein LOC108319164: MDFTNSRSQSAFAEREKENVDSLGEKEWVTEGASAISRQLQLKSSKARFQSLDKQAVLGRLQQHRSYNRAKSALEALMDTSDANSATVHEQKWFHLADSFSSP, translated from the coding sequence ATGGATTTCACGAATTCCAGATCTCAATCAGCTTTCgcagaaagagaaaaggagaatGTTGATAGCTTAGGAGAGAAGGAGTGGGTAACAGAGGGTGCGAGTGCGATATCCAGACAGCTCCAGTTGAAGTCTTCAAAAGCCCGTTTCCAGAGTCTGGACAAACAAGCTGTCCTTGGACGCTTACAGCAACACAGGTCTTACAACAGAGCCAAAAGCGCTTTGGAGGCTCTGATGGACACCTCTGATGCCAACTCCGCCACTGTGCATGAACAAAAGTGGTTTCATCTGGCTgactctttctcttctccataA